One Oligoflexus sp. DNA segment encodes these proteins:
- the tatC gene encoding twin-arginine translocase subunit TatC, with protein MTEQGKLDGGEEAATRGENLKVMGLLEHVDELRSRLFKSVLAILLLFIGAFYFSEHILNFLKQPLIDVLPKGANALHFTGPMDVFMAQCKLALFVAMVLGCPIWLYQLWRFVEPALYAHEKKYALPFLVSAVLLFVTGVGFCYFIMVPWSLQYLIGLGQTVATPIITVSDYMSLLTLLMLGFGLIFETPIILIVLSMVGVISAASLKKNRRVVLVAFFIVAAIITPTPDPVGQLIMAFPMWLLYEISIIIIQFIDKKRHASINS; from the coding sequence ATGACAGAACAAGGAAAGTTGGACGGCGGCGAGGAAGCGGCTACCCGCGGTGAAAATCTCAAGGTCATGGGGCTTTTGGAACATGTGGACGAACTGCGTTCACGCCTGTTCAAATCCGTCCTGGCTATCCTTCTCCTCTTCATCGGCGCTTTTTATTTTTCGGAGCACATTCTTAATTTTTTAAAACAGCCTTTGATTGACGTTCTGCCGAAAGGCGCGAATGCCCTGCACTTTACCGGCCCCATGGATGTTTTCATGGCCCAGTGCAAACTCGCGCTCTTTGTCGCCATGGTCCTTGGCTGCCCGATCTGGCTCTATCAGCTCTGGCGTTTCGTCGAGCCCGCTCTTTACGCCCACGAAAAGAAATATGCGCTGCCCTTTTTGGTATCCGCCGTTCTTCTGTTCGTGACCGGAGTCGGATTCTGCTACTTCATCATGGTGCCGTGGTCGCTGCAATATCTGATCGGCCTGGGGCAAACGGTGGCCACGCCCATCATCACGGTCAGCGACTACATGTCGCTGCTCACCCTTCTGATGCTGGGCTTTGGACTTATTTTTGAAACGCCCATCATCCTGATCGTCCTTTCGATGGTCGGGGTGATCAGCGCGGCATCGCTTAAGAAAAATCGTCGGGTGGTGCTTGTGGCCTTCTTCATAGTCGCCGCCATCATCACACCGACTCCGGATCCTGTGGGTCAGCTGATCATGGCCTTCCCCATGTGGCTGCTCTATGAGATTTCCATCATCATCATCCAATTTATCGATAAAAAACGTCATGCAAGCATCAATTCGTAA
- the polA gene encoding DNA polymerase I: MSKQRLFIIDTMAMAFRTFYAIRSLSTSSGQPVNAVYGSLLFLWGLIEKERPDYLVFATDSKEQTFRHKLYEAYKANRKEMPEELAAQIPLLFRLFQAMQAPILKEPGLEADDLIGSLAVQKASSQLHVTIVSGDKDFMQLVGPHISLLQPKKGGENSIIELQGVFEKFGCKPEQVIDILALMGDASDNVPGVHGIGDKGAAKLIQEFHSLDGIYANLDKISNKRQRENLETNRDMAFLSKQLVTIHTEHKLHHELDELRCNPDTALGNPELLALMEELEFKQYIDKVRKRLQSLPATALLTPSQEAERAAQNYQVVRTEAELKNFVEIMSQADAISFDTETTGLDRCSDVPIGASFSVETGEAYYLPLHESHRLVPEERVKAVISEVLNRPGVLKVGHNQKFDLQMLANIGITVEGPLADTMMAAYLIDPIERSHGLDDCCLRYLHYRKIPTSELLDAKGSMLSAPLEKLTEYACEDADYTLRLYKALRPKLEAMELTTIFETVEMPLVPILAKMEHRGINVDTDILSEISNKLADQAATLEKEIYKEAGETFNINSPKQLQVILFEKLKIHELLGLKRIKKTKSGYSTDVSVLEQMEGHPLPKALLTYRMVTKLKNTYVDSLPQLIHSGTTRIHTHFHQTGTATGRLSSSDPNMQNIPIRSEAGREIRKAFRPSQKDWVIVSADYSQIELRILAALAEDENLKDAFAQGLDIHTATAAKILGVPAAEVTPNQRSQAKAINFGIIYGMGPQRLARETGVSMKEAKEFIDRYFTSYPKIRSYIEKSIHFAREHEYTRTLLGRRRPLKEINNSQDGAGLANAQNIAVNSPVQGSAADLIKKAMILVQKKLEESPYHAKMLLQVHDELVFECPRTEVEPVMRLIKDEMEHAMDLGVPLKVEVGFGDNWLEAH, translated from the coding sequence ATGAGTAAACAGCGCCTCTTTATCATAGATACCATGGCTATGGCCTTTCGAACCTTTTATGCCATCCGTTCCCTCAGCACCTCCAGCGGTCAGCCGGTGAACGCTGTCTACGGTTCCCTGCTTTTCCTGTGGGGCCTCATTGAAAAGGAAAGACCAGACTACCTGGTGTTTGCCACCGATAGCAAGGAGCAAACCTTCCGCCATAAACTCTATGAAGCCTATAAAGCCAACCGCAAAGAGATGCCCGAAGAGCTTGCCGCACAGATCCCGCTGCTGTTCCGGCTGTTTCAAGCGATGCAGGCGCCTATTCTGAAAGAACCCGGTCTTGAGGCGGACGATTTGATCGGCTCACTGGCTGTGCAGAAGGCCTCGTCGCAACTCCATGTCACCATCGTCTCGGGCGACAAGGATTTCATGCAGCTGGTCGGACCACACATCAGCCTTCTTCAGCCGAAAAAAGGCGGGGAAAATTCCATCATCGAACTGCAAGGCGTGTTTGAAAAATTCGGCTGCAAACCCGAGCAGGTGATCGACATCCTCGCTCTCATGGGCGATGCCTCCGATAACGTTCCCGGCGTCCATGGCATCGGGGACAAGGGCGCGGCCAAGCTCATCCAGGAATTTCATTCCCTCGACGGCATCTACGCGAACCTTGACAAGATCAGCAACAAAAGACAGCGGGAAAACCTAGAAACCAATCGCGACATGGCCTTCCTGTCGAAGCAGCTGGTGACCATCCATACCGAGCATAAGCTTCATCACGAACTGGATGAACTCCGCTGCAATCCCGATACGGCGCTTGGCAATCCTGAGCTTTTAGCCCTTATGGAAGAGCTGGAATTCAAGCAGTATATCGATAAAGTCAGAAAGCGCCTGCAAAGCTTGCCGGCCACGGCGCTGCTGACGCCATCCCAGGAAGCCGAGCGCGCCGCCCAGAACTACCAGGTCGTGCGCACGGAAGCCGAGCTGAAAAATTTCGTGGAGATCATGAGCCAGGCTGATGCGATTTCCTTCGATACGGAAACCACGGGCCTCGACCGCTGCTCCGATGTGCCGATCGGCGCGAGTTTTTCCGTGGAAACAGGCGAAGCCTATTACCTGCCGCTGCATGAATCCCATCGGCTCGTGCCCGAGGAGCGGGTGAAAGCGGTGATTTCCGAGGTTCTGAATCGTCCCGGCGTTCTGAAGGTCGGCCACAATCAAAAATTCGATCTGCAGATGCTTGCGAATATCGGTATCACGGTGGAAGGCCCCCTGGCCGACACGATGATGGCCGCTTATTTGATCGACCCGATTGAACGCAGCCACGGTCTTGACGACTGCTGTCTCCGCTATCTTCATTACCGCAAGATTCCCACATCCGAGCTTTTGGATGCCAAGGGCTCGATGCTCAGCGCTCCTTTGGAAAAGCTGACCGAATATGCATGCGAAGACGCGGACTATACCCTGCGCCTATACAAAGCCCTGCGTCCCAAACTCGAAGCCATGGAACTCACCACCATCTTCGAAACGGTGGAAATGCCCTTGGTACCCATCCTCGCGAAGATGGAGCATCGCGGCATCAACGTGGATACCGATATCCTGAGCGAGATTTCCAATAAGCTCGCCGATCAGGCGGCCACTCTGGAAAAGGAGATTTACAAAGAGGCCGGCGAGACCTTTAACATCAATTCCCCGAAACAGCTGCAGGTCATCCTCTTTGAAAAGCTGAAAATCCATGAGCTTTTGGGCCTGAAAAGGATCAAAAAAACCAAGTCCGGCTATTCCACCGACGTTTCGGTTTTGGAGCAGATGGAAGGCCATCCCTTGCCCAAGGCGCTGCTCACCTATCGCATGGTCACCAAACTCAAGAACACCTATGTCGACAGTCTGCCGCAGCTGATCCATTCCGGTACGACCCGGATTCATACCCACTTTCATCAGACGGGCACGGCCACCGGCCGCCTGAGTTCGTCCGACCCCAATATGCAGAACATTCCGATCCGCTCCGAAGCCGGGCGTGAGATCCGCAAGGCCTTCCGTCCCTCACAAAAAGACTGGGTCATTGTCTCAGCGGACTACTCGCAGATCGAGCTGCGCATTCTGGCTGCGCTTGCCGAGGATGAGAACCTGAAAGACGCCTTCGCCCAGGGTCTGGACATTCACACGGCCACGGCTGCCAAAATTCTGGGCGTCCCAGCTGCCGAGGTGACCCCGAATCAAAGGTCCCAGGCCAAGGCCATCAACTTCGGTATCATTTATGGAATGGGCCCCCAGCGCCTCGCCCGGGAAACCGGGGTTTCCATGAAGGAAGCCAAGGAATTTATTGATCGTTATTTTACGAGCTATCCGAAGATTCGGAGTTATATTGAGAAATCCATTCACTTTGCGCGTGAGCATGAGTATACGCGCACGCTTCTGGGCCGTCGCCGGCCTTTAAAGGAAATTAACAACAGCCAGGACGGGGCTGGATTGGCGAATGCGCAAAATATTGCGGTGAATTCACCTGTTCAAGGGAGTGCCGCTGATCTTATCAAAAAGGCCATGATTCTGGTCCAAAAGAAGCTGGAGGAATCACCATACCATGCTAAAATGCTTCTTCAGGTCCACGATGAATTGGTTTTTGAATGCCCACGGACGGAAGTCGAGCCGGTCATGCGCCTCATCAAGGACGAGATGGAGCATGCCATGGACCTCGGCGTTCCTTTGAAAGTTGAAGTCGGATTTGGCGATAACTGGTTAGAGGCGCACTGA
- a CDS encoding EVE domain-containing protein, which produces MSTKYWLMKTEPETFSWQDLLKRPRRRESWDGVRNYQARNFMRDEFAEGQEVFIYHSSTGEPAIAGVARVARAAYPDPTALNPDSEYFDPKSAKDGKSRWVMVDVEAVASFAEPITLKALREHPKLQEMALLQRGQRLSIQPVRPEEWKIICKMAKLVPVG; this is translated from the coding sequence TTGTCCACTAAATATTGGCTTATGAAAACCGAACCCGAGACATTTTCGTGGCAGGACCTTTTAAAGCGGCCACGCCGCCGGGAATCCTGGGATGGCGTGCGCAATTATCAGGCGCGGAATTTCATGCGCGATGAGTTCGCGGAAGGGCAGGAGGTTTTCATCTATCACAGCAGCACCGGCGAACCGGCGATCGCAGGCGTGGCGCGGGTGGCGCGTGCGGCTTATCCGGATCCGACAGCGCTCAATCCGGATTCGGAATACTTCGATCCCAAATCTGCCAAGGACGGCAAGTCCAGGTGGGTCATGGTGGACGTGGAGGCTGTCGCGAGCTTTGCGGAGCCGATCACGCTCAAGGCTTTGCGGGAGCACCCGAAACTGCAGGAGATGGCGCTTTTGCAAAGGGGGCAGAGACTTTCCATTCAGCCCGTTCGTCCCGAGGAGTGGAAGATCATCTGCAAAATGGCTAAACTCGTTCCCGTAGGGTGA
- a CDS encoding 2'-5' RNA ligase family protein codes for MKAIISKHFVLILSLVWGGCRHTETASTPLSQGEATVHVNPEVLATQKLDWTAKSQYVDMKVPYEPIAQLKKEIEAREGVVLQSRGEAHITVITPPEMTVLRTRLSLEQINGTIEKSRIQSIPIQLQCVGRGQLKQADRKLATYFIVVQAPGLLQVREKLRQQFIAAGGEKQAFSVERFRPHITVGFTERDLHPEDGVIKDSRSCLYKVE; via the coding sequence ATGAAAGCGATAATTTCCAAGCATTTTGTGCTTATTCTGAGCCTCGTTTGGGGCGGCTGTCGGCATACGGAAACAGCTTCGACGCCGCTGTCTCAAGGCGAGGCCACCGTTCATGTGAACCCTGAAGTCCTTGCCACGCAGAAGCTTGATTGGACGGCGAAGAGTCAATACGTCGACATGAAAGTGCCTTATGAACCCATCGCGCAGCTGAAGAAAGAGATCGAAGCACGCGAGGGCGTGGTGCTGCAAAGCCGTGGGGAAGCCCATATCACGGTGATTACTCCGCCCGAGATGACTGTTCTGCGCACACGGCTCAGTCTCGAACAGATCAATGGCACCATTGAAAAATCCCGCATTCAGTCGATACCCATTCAGCTGCAATGCGTTGGCCGCGGTCAGTTGAAGCAGGCCGACCGTAAGCTTGCAACTTACTTTATTGTGGTGCAGGCTCCCGGACTTTTGCAGGTGCGCGAAAAATTGCGTCAGCAGTTTATCGCGGCGGGCGGGGAAAAACAGGCTTTCAGCGTGGAACGCTTCCGACCGCATATTACGGTCGGCTTCACCGAGCGTGACCTGCATCCCGAGGATGGCGTGATCAAGGATAGTCGCAGCTGCCTTTACAAAGTGGAATAG